In Pseudanabaena galeata CCNP1313, one genomic interval encodes:
- a CDS encoding restriction endonuclease subunit S yields MNTGELLEKYFAFAFAAPDGIKKLRELILSLAMQGKLVPQDETDRPASELLKEIAAEKGRLVKDGKIKASKPLPEIKPDDVPYDLPKGWEWCRWNDVALKIGDIDHKMPNEVAEGIPYISPRDFFGNNEINFAQSKKISVQDFESLRLKIQPEKFDLIFPRYGTLGVNRFVLTDIDFLASYSCAVIKNLNGFIDPTYSYYYSISKLVRSEIERYTKKTTQGNVGIQSIQIFLYPLPPLAEQRRIVAKIDELMVRCDELEKLKTERDRKQITVHKAALNRLLTAKDHSDFQTSWHFITQHFSELYSVKENVAELRKAILQLAVMGKLAPQDPSDQPAIELLKEIGAEKNRLVKEGKIKKPKLLPVIEDKEIFFDLPISWKWVRLRSVEPKVKKHQKWIHYTYQNSDFSLKSLSS; encoded by the coding sequence AAGATGAGACTGATCGCCCTGCGAGTGAGCTATTAAAGGAGATTGCGGCGGAGAAAGGTCGATTGGTGAAGGATGGCAAGATTAAGGCTTCTAAGCCTTTGCCTGAAATTAAGCCTGATGATGTTCCCTATGATTTGCCGAAGGGTTGGGAATGGTGTCGATGGAACGATGTTGCCTTAAAAATCGGAGACATTGATCACAAAATGCCTAATGAAGTTGCTGAAGGAATCCCGTATATTTCCCCTAGAGATTTTTTTGGCAATAATGAAATAAACTTTGCTCAATCAAAAAAAATATCTGTACAAGACTTTGAATCTCTGAGATTAAAGATACAACCTGAAAAGTTTGATCTAATTTTCCCAAGATACGGGACTCTCGGAGTTAACAGATTTGTTTTAACAGATATAGATTTTTTAGCGTCCTACTCTTGTGCGGTAATTAAGAATCTTAATGGATTTATAGATCCAACGTATTCCTACTACTATTCAATATCTAAGTTAGTTCGCTCAGAAATAGAACGTTACACAAAAAAAACTACACAGGGAAATGTAGGGATACAGTCAATACAGATTTTTTTATACCCCCTTCCACCACTTGCAGAACAACGCCGAATTGTTGCCAAAATTGATGAATTGATGGTGCGATGTGATGAACTGGAAAAGCTAAAAACAGAACGCGATCGCAAACAAATCACCGTCCATAAAGCTGCTCTAAATCGTTTATTAACTGCCAAAGATCACAGCGATTTCCAAACCTCATGGCATTTCATCACCCAACATTTCAGCGAGCTTTATTCGGTCAAAGAAAATGTTGCGGAACTCCGCAAAGCTATACTCCAACTCGCTGTAATGGGTAAGCTAGCCCCCCAAGATCCTAGCGATCAGCCTGCTATTGAATTGTTAAAAGAGATCGGCGCAGAGAAAAACAGATTAGTTAAGGAAGGGAAGATAAAAAAGCCTAAATTATTACCTGTAATTGAGGATAAAGAAATATTCTTTGACCTGCCTATTAGTTGGAAATGGGTAAGACTCAGAAGTGTTGAACCAAAAGTGAAGAAACACCAAAAATGGATACACTACACCTATCAAAATAGTGATTTCAGCTTAAAATCACTATCCTCCTAA